A genomic region of Xanthocytophaga agilis contains the following coding sequences:
- a CDS encoding rod shape-determining protein — MGFLNFFTQEIAIDLGTANFLIEQNEKIVVEQPSIIAVDSRTNQMIAFGHQAYLMEGKTHESIRTIRPLRGGVIADFKAAEQMIKGMLRMIPLKNRWATPSFRMAICIPSGITEVEKRAVQDSAEYSGAKELYLIHEPMAAAIGIGLDVKGATGHMIIDIGGGTTEIAVISLGGIVCDESLRVAGENFDEDIIDHMRTKHNLLIGRFTAEQIKVAVGAVGYDLKTPPPDFSVKGRNSFTGMPQQVQVGYQEIAHCLEKSISKIEEAIMRVLENIPPELSSDIYQSGIYLTGGGAMLRGLDQRIAAKTHLPVHVVDDPLRVVMKGTSIALKNSKNFSFLMK, encoded by the coding sequence ATGGGGTTTCTTAATTTTTTTACACAGGAGATAGCAATTGACTTAGGTACTGCCAATTTTTTAATCGAGCAAAATGAGAAAATAGTAGTAGAGCAACCCTCAATCATAGCAGTAGATAGTCGCACCAATCAAATGATTGCGTTTGGACATCAGGCTTATTTAATGGAGGGAAAGACCCATGAATCAATTCGAACAATACGTCCGCTTCGGGGTGGCGTTATAGCTGATTTCAAAGCTGCCGAGCAGATGATCAAAGGAATGCTACGGATGATTCCTCTGAAAAACAGATGGGCAACTCCCAGCTTTCGTATGGCCATTTGTATTCCTTCCGGTATTACAGAAGTAGAGAAAAGGGCTGTGCAGGATTCAGCAGAATATTCAGGTGCCAAAGAATTATATCTGATTCATGAACCTATGGCGGCTGCTATCGGAATCGGACTGGATGTAAAAGGGGCAACAGGACATATGATTATCGATATTGGAGGAGGTACTACAGAGATTGCTGTAATTTCACTGGGTGGAATTGTCTGTGACGAATCTTTACGGGTTGCTGGGGAGAATTTTGATGAAGATATTATTGATCACATGCGAACAAAACATAACCTGTTGATTGGAAGATTTACGGCTGAACAAATTAAAGTTGCTGTGGGAGCTGTTGGCTATGATCTAAAGACCCCTCCGCCCGATTTTAGTGTAAAAGGCCGTAATTCATTCACAGGAATGCCACAGCAGGTACAGGTTGGTTACCAGGAAATAGCTCATTGCCTTGAAAAATCAATTTCAAAGATCGAAGAGGCTATCATGAGGGTGTTGGAAAATATCCCCCCTGAACTGTCTTCTGACATTTATCAGTCAGGTATTTACCTGACTGGTGGTGGAGCTATGCTGCGGGGCTTAGATCAGAGAATTGCTGCCAAAACTCATTTGCCAGTACATGTGGTAGATGACCCATTACGGGTAGTGATGAAAGGAACTTCAATAGCCTTAAAAAATAGTAAAAACTTTTCCTTTTTAATGAAGTAA
- a CDS encoding AraC family transcriptional regulator: MRLYIKYMVSLRCKLIVKEELRKLGLDYTALELGMVEIREDLSAKQHDQLKRNLFRSGLELMDDKKSILIEKIKNLITEMIHYSVKLPTINYSDYISEKLGYDYTYLSNIFSQVKGITIQQFIILHKIEKVKELLLYNELTLTEISYQLHYSSVAHLSNQFKKITGFSPSFYKRLKQKRKSNLEDL, from the coding sequence ATGAGACTTTATATTAAATACATGGTCAGTTTGCGGTGTAAACTGATTGTAAAGGAAGAACTCCGGAAATTAGGGCTTGACTACACTGCACTTGAATTGGGTATGGTCGAAATCAGGGAAGATCTTTCTGCTAAACAACACGATCAGCTAAAGAGAAATTTGTTTCGGTCAGGACTGGAATTAATGGATGACAAAAAGAGTATTCTGATTGAGAAAATCAAAAATCTTATTACCGAAATGATTCACTATTCAGTGAAGTTGCCTACCATAAATTATTCAGACTATATCAGTGAAAAATTGGGGTATGATTATACCTATCTTTCAAATATCTTCTCACAGGTAAAAGGAATAACCATTCAGCAATTTATTATTCTGCATAAAATTGAAAAAGTGAAAGAGCTCCTACTCTATAACGAGCTTACTCTTACTGAAATTTCCTACCAGTTGCATTACAGCAGTGTAGCACATTTATCAAATCAGTTTAAGAAAATAACGGGATTCTCTCCATCTTTCTACAAAAGACTTAAGCAAAAACGAAAAAGTAATCTGGAAGATTTGTAG
- a CDS encoding STAS domain-containing protein, translating into MKLDISRFFQKKKKQILEQWMNAQLTDEGLREDLINNEELRNQSVELVELLGKTISDQSLTDLESPVFNPVLELLADISYSRALQGFSPRETGVYIFSLKDSILQTLQQEISEDPTALYEYSLKLSKLIDSFGISTFETFIKGREEVILRQADEMTEISTPVIKVWDGILALPIIGTLDSSRTQIVMESLLEQILATGSTITILDISGVPSVDSLVAHHLMKTVSATRLMGTECIISGIRPEIAQTVVQLGIDFSHIITKATLASALKYAFTILQLEVKKTVKGNQGFY; encoded by the coding sequence ATGAAATTGGATATTTCCAGATTCTTCCAGAAAAAAAAGAAACAAATCCTCGAGCAATGGATGAATGCTCAACTAACAGACGAAGGCTTGCGGGAAGATCTGATAAACAATGAAGAACTGAGAAACCAATCTGTAGAACTGGTAGAGTTATTAGGCAAAACGATTTCCGATCAGAGTCTTACTGACCTGGAGTCACCTGTGTTCAACCCAGTCTTAGAGTTGCTTGCAGATATTTCCTATTCACGTGCTCTGCAAGGATTTTCACCCAGAGAGACAGGCGTCTATATCTTTAGCCTGAAAGATTCTATACTACAGACATTGCAACAGGAAATCAGTGAAGATCCGACTGCTTTGTATGAATATAGCCTGAAACTAAGTAAACTCATTGATTCTTTTGGGATTAGCACCTTCGAAACTTTCATCAAGGGACGGGAAGAAGTGATTCTGCGCCAAGCGGATGAAATGACGGAAATATCTACTCCTGTTATCAAAGTTTGGGATGGGATTCTGGCTTTGCCCATCATTGGCACCCTGGACAGTTCCCGGACACAGATAGTGATGGAAAGTCTGCTGGAGCAGATTTTAGCCACAGGTAGTACTATAACTATTCTGGATATATCCGGTGTCCCGTCTGTAGACTCTCTGGTAGCACACCATCTGATGAAAACTGTCAGTGCAACACGCCTGATGGGGACCGAATGCATCATTAGTGGCATTCGGCCTGAAATAGCCCAGACTGTAGTACAGTTGGGCATTGATTTTTCACATATCATAACTAAAGCTACTCTGGCAAGTGCCTTAAAGTATGCTTTCACCATATTACAACTGGAAGTGAAAAAAACAGTAAAAGGTAATCAGGGCTTCTACTAA